One genomic region from Prionailurus bengalensis isolate Pbe53 chromosome C1, Fcat_Pben_1.1_paternal_pri, whole genome shotgun sequence encodes:
- the RSRP1 gene encoding arginine/serine-rich protein 1, which produces MWPGSQQDESPSTSRSGQSSRLSSASRSRSSSRSSQSGSSVSSRASSRSRPRPRSRSRSRRRHQRKYRRYSRSYSRSRSRSRGRRYRDRRYGAPGRSRRSPSRPRSRSRSRSRGRSYYRRAYALTPGRRYYGFGRTLYPEDRRSRRGWSRSRSRSRSPTPFRLSEKDRMELLEIAKANAAKALGTVNFDLPASLRTVLAPKETNRRTAVPNNGAKSELSEKLTEDGTKNLNEKYCQQKSIAFSSNNSVAKPMLQKSAKATEETSTGSPKINEKKSPYGLWVPV; this is translated from the exons ATGTGGCCCGGCTCGCAGCAGGACGAGTCCCCCTCGACGTCCCGGTCGGGGCAGTCCAGCCGCCTGTCTTCGGCGTCCAGGAGCCGATCTTCTTCCCGAAGCTCTCAGTCCGGCTCCAGCGTCTCGAGCCGGGCGTCGTCGCGGAGTCGGCCCCGGCCGAGGAGCAGGTCCCGGTCCCGGAGGCGCCACCAGAGGAAGTACAGGCGCTACTCGCGCTCCTACTCGCGCAGCCGGTCGCGCTCTCGCGGCCGCCGCTACCGGGACAGGCGCTACGGAGCGCCCGGGAGGTCCCGCCGCTCGCCGTCGCGGCCCCGCTCCCGCAGCCGGTCCCGCTCGCGGGGACGCTCGTATTACCGACGGGCCTACGCGCTGACGCCGGGGCGGCGCTACTACGGCTTCGGCCGCACCTTGTACCCGGAGGATCGCCGCAGTCGGAGGGGCTGGTCCAGGTCCAGGTCCAGGTCGCGGAGCCCCACCCCTTTTCGCCTGAGCGAGAAAG atcgAATGGAGCTGTTAGAAATAGCAAAAGCCAATGCAGCAAAAGCTTTAGGAACAGTCAACTTTGACTTACCGGCCAGTCTCAGAACTGTCCTTGCACCTAAAGAAACAAACCGCAGAACAGCCGTACCAAACAATGGTGCAAAGTCTGAG CTGTCGGAAAAGCTAACAGAAGATGGAACTAAAAATCTCAATGAAAAGTATTGCCAGCAAAAGAGCATAGCTTTTAGCTCTAAT aattcTGTAGCAAAGCCAATGCTTCAGAAATCAGCTAAAGCTACTGAAGAGACCTCTACAGgatctcccaaaataaatgagaaaaaaagtccATATGGACTGTGGGTACCTGTCTAA
- the LOC122480090 gene encoding pre-mRNA-splicing factor SYF2 isoform X1, whose protein sequence is MAAEAEDKVPVDCAEEGELPPAAATELAAQKREQRLRKFRELHLKRNEARKLNHQEVVEEDKRLKLPANWEAKKARLEWELQEEEKKKECAARGEDYEKVKLLEISAEDAERWERKKKRKNPDLGFSDYAAAQLRQYHRLTKQIKPDMETYERLREKHGEEFYPTSNSLLHGTHVPSTEEIDRMVIDLEKQIEKRDKYSRRRPYNDDADIDYINERNAKFNKKAERFYGKYTAEIKQNLERGTAV, encoded by the exons ATGGCTGCGGAGGCTGAGGATAAG GTGCCGGTGGACTGCGCGGAAGAAGGGGAGCTGCCGCCAGCTGCGGCCACGGAGCTGGCCGCCCAGAAGCGCGAACAGAGGCTGCGCAAATTCCGGGAGCTGCACCTGAAGCGG AATGAAGCTCGAAAGTTAAACCACCAAGAAGTTGTGGAGGAAGACAAAAGACTTAAATTGCCTGCAAACTGGGAAGCTAAAAAAGCTCGTCTCGAATGGGAgttacaggaagaagaaaagaaaaaa gAATGTGCCGCAAGAGGGGAAGACTATGAGAAAGTGAAGCTGCTGGAGATCAGTGCGGAAGATGCGGAAAgatgggagaggaaaaagaagaggaaaaacccTGACCTGGGATTCTCAG ATTATGCTGCTGCCCAGTTACGCCAGTATCATCGGCTGACCAAGCAGATCAAACCTGACATGGAGACATATGAAAGACTGAGAGAAAAACA TGGAGAGGAGTTCTACCCAACATCCAACAGTCTTCTTCATGGAACACACGTGCCTTCCACAGAAGAAATTGATAGGATGGTCATAGACTTGGAAAAGCA aaTTGAAAAACGAGACAAATACAGCCGGAGACGTCCTTATAACGACGATGCAGACATCGACTACATTAATGAAAGGAACGCTAAATTCAACAAGAAAGCAGAAAGATTCTATGGGAAATATACAGCTGAAATTAAACAGAATTTGGAAAGAGGAACAGCAGTCTAA
- the LOC122480090 gene encoding pre-mRNA-splicing factor SYF2 isoform X2 — MAAEAEDKVPVDCAEEGELPPAAATELAAQKREQRLRKFRELHLKRNEARKLNHQEVVEEDKRLKLPANWEAKKARLEWELQEEEKKKECAARGEDYEKVKLLEISAEDAERWERKKKRKNPDLGFSDYAAAQLRQYHRLTKQIKPDMETYERLREKHSDGIESMVLLTPRSFSVERSSTQHPTVFFMEHTCLPQKKLIGWS, encoded by the exons ATGGCTGCGGAGGCTGAGGATAAG GTGCCGGTGGACTGCGCGGAAGAAGGGGAGCTGCCGCCAGCTGCGGCCACGGAGCTGGCCGCCCAGAAGCGCGAACAGAGGCTGCGCAAATTCCGGGAGCTGCACCTGAAGCGG AATGAAGCTCGAAAGTTAAACCACCAAGAAGTTGTGGAGGAAGACAAAAGACTTAAATTGCCTGCAAACTGGGAAGCTAAAAAAGCTCGTCTCGAATGGGAgttacaggaagaagaaaagaaaaaa gAATGTGCCGCAAGAGGGGAAGACTATGAGAAAGTGAAGCTGCTGGAGATCAGTGCGGAAGATGCGGAAAgatgggagaggaaaaagaagaggaaaaacccTGACCTGGGATTCTCAG ATTATGCTGCTGCCCAGTTACGCCAGTATCATCGGCTGACCAAGCAGATCAAACCTGACATGGAGACATATGAAAGACTGAGAGAAAAACA TTCTGATGGCATAGAATCTATGGTGTTACTTACACCCCGCTCTTTCTCAGTGGAGAGGAGTTCTACCCAACATCCAACAGTCTTCTTCATGGAACACACGTGCCTTCCACAGAAGAAATTGATAGGATGGTCATAG